The following nucleotide sequence is from Pagrus major chromosome 16, Pma_NU_1.0.
TATTACCGGGTACGCCTGAATGAAAAAGTGCAGCCAGTGTAAAACGTTAATCTGGAGCCCTGTTATAGCAAAAGCAATCTATAATTTTCTGACATAAACTCAGGTTGAGGAGACAGCTGCACAAACTCTAGCTCGCTCTTTACAACGTGTTGGCCTGTCAGGACACACCCGTAATAAACAGTGAACTTTGATTTTCTTTGTGAAGCTGAAGGCAcactcacattttgttttgtttgtttttctcccctcacagaaaaaacaacaaatgaagcCAAAAATGACTTTTAGCAACTGGAAGAAGCTTTGTTAACGGACTCTTGACAGTGCAACAGGTATTGactgaaaagagaggaaaattgaatttaaaaactCAAGAATGTCTGGCCAAGGTGGTTCAATCTCAGATGAGGTGGCTGTTCCTCCTGCAGATCCAGCTGCAGAGAAAATAGCCACAATTAAGCCACAAGATAGTGACCGTacagaggaaggaagggagattacagatgaagaagaagaagaagaagaagaagaagaagaagaggacttaaatgaggaggatgaaggggaaaaaatgaccaGCTCAGCTCATCTGGAGCCCACAACTCTGCCGTGGCCCGGAGACAAAGACAAGATGCCTCAGACGGACAACAACGTTGAAGCCTGGTCAGAAAAAGGAGTTTCTGAGTCTGAAGAGAGGGACACGGGGATTAGCGGAGGTAGCCAGGACCTGTCAGAGGAGGCAGACAGTGTCAGAAAGGGCAAATGGAGGGAGAGCATGCCTGAGGGTGAGAGGTGGAGGGATGATGAGATCGATGTGCAGCGAGATGATAAAGGGGAAGGCTCGCTGGcggatgatgaagatgagggggaagaagaagaagaagaagagtcgAATTGGATCTCAGAGAAAGCAGCTCCAGGTTTCACTCCACAAGTCACAATAGTGCGTCCAACAAGTAGAGAGATTCCTGAGGAGAGCAAGCTGTTCATAGAGAGAGACGTCAacgaggagctgcaggaggagccTGAGTCAGCCAGGCACTATTACCCAGAGTGGACAGAACAGGACGACAAGTACTGTGAGTATAAGACACAAACTGGACTCTGCTACATCTGGGCCCATATTTATTAAGAATTACATGCATAAATTGTTGATTGTAAGCAACAAGACACACATATTACTCCtgcaaacagtaaacagtagATAATCTGTTGAGCCTGAATaggaacagccaatcagagacatgGATTTACCCTACATCCACACAAAATCCTACATTTACTCACTGATGTTATTCGTCGAAACAcgtagtttttattttttctaaaggTTTGTAATCTTTTCacttacattttacacaacTTACATGTGATCTAATATATTTatgacataaaaatatataaagtggctgaaatagaaacaaaaaagaaaaccagacTGCAGAAGGAAATACATTCAGTAAAGCAAGTAGACAAATCATAATATAAAGAGAATTTATGTGAATTGACGAGATCAGACAATAAAGAGCCATGGAGAGCTTTATTCTGGTTTAAACCCTGATTAATctaaacacaattaaaaaaaaaacacactcaaatgcTCAGGGGTTTCTAGACTGCAACactgaattaaattaaacctcAATCatcattgtaatttttttttatttttatgttttatgatcATAATATGCATCCATGGGAAAGCAAAATCACAATTATACTGTTGCTTTGGGTTGGCTGGTCCAAATATTAATGAGTATT
It contains:
- the tmem79a gene encoding uncharacterized protein tmem79a, with protein sequence MSGQGGSISDEVAVPPADPAAEKIATIKPQDSDRTEEGREITDEEEEEEEEEEEEDLNEEDEGEKMTSSAHLEPTTLPWPGDKDKMPQTDNNVEAWSEKGVSESEERDTGISGGSQDLSEEADSVRKGKWRESMPEGERWRDDEIDVQRDDKGEGSLADDEDEGEEEEEEESNWISEKAAPGFTPQVTIVRPTSREIPEESKLFIERDVNEELQEEPESARHYYPEWTEQDDKYYLCDDLCGDKLKVALTLVAAGILFPLLVWGGYALLPFESPVLASAPLRVVYTLRCSFFAIIPILLGVLVLGIARLRYRALQPLYKGKQVNKEVAVHWHYINESLALFLFFFLQLAVMATYVSQDLVKLVPLLTIIFVFGRLIYWLCLSLGSTIRGLGFGLSFFPILVMLGVNLYYVCSSVGQGSVFDVEQPTMAPPPKQRWWG